In Firmicutes bacterium ASF500, a single genomic region encodes these proteins:
- the yabP gene encoding Spore protein YabP produces the protein MAFVDDRARPEPSHRIILEEREQLVISGVEEVESFDESTIYLTTAQGALEIQGDELHIEKLSLDGGDLKVEGRVNALIYGEENRSRGGLLSRLLGG, from the coding sequence ATGGCATTTGTGGACGACCGGGCCCGTCCCGAGCCGAGCCACCGGATCATTCTGGAGGAGCGGGAGCAGCTGGTCATCTCCGGCGTGGAGGAGGTGGAGAGCTTTGACGAGAGCACCATCTACCTCACCACCGCCCAGGGGGCCCTGGAGATCCAGGGGGATGAGCTCCACATTGAGAAGCTGTCCCTGGACGGCGGGGACCTGAAGGTGGAGGGGCGGGTCAACGCCCTGATCTACGGGGAGGAGAACCGGTCCCGGGGCGGACTGCTCTCCCGGCTGCTGGGCGGATGA
- the hpf gene encoding Ribosome hibernation promotion factor: MKFVFTDKKVTLPDAVHKYAEKKVGKLDRFFKEDATAAITFSVEKERNNKVEITIRSSGTIYRVSESTSDMHASIDAAVTTLERQIRKNKTRLEKRLRQGAFERALDVSEVSTFAPEEPEEGEYRIVRSKTFPIKPMTREEAILQMNLVGHSFFAFRDEEADGAFSVVYRRNDGDYGLIGDEQ, encoded by the coding sequence ATGAAATTCGTATTTACGGACAAAAAGGTGACCCTGCCCGATGCCGTACACAAGTACGCGGAGAAAAAGGTGGGCAAGCTGGACCGTTTCTTTAAGGAGGACGCTACCGCCGCCATCACGTTCAGTGTGGAGAAGGAGCGGAACAACAAGGTGGAGATCACCATCCGCTCCAGCGGCACCATCTACCGGGTATCCGAGAGCACCTCCGATATGCACGCCTCCATCGACGCCGCCGTTACCACCCTGGAGCGGCAGATCCGCAAGAACAAGACCCGCCTGGAGAAGCGTCTGCGTCAGGGCGCTTTTGAGCGGGCCCTGGACGTGAGCGAGGTGTCCACCTTCGCCCCCGAGGAGCCGGAGGAGGGCGAGTACCGCATCGTCCGCAGCAAGACCTTCCCTATCAAGCCCATGACCCGGGAGGAGGCCATCCTCCAGATGAACCTGGTGGGGCACAGCTTCTTCGCCTTCCGGGATGAGGAGGCCGACGGGGCCTTCTCCGTGGTCTACCGCCGCAACGACGGGGACTACGGCCTGATTGGGGACGAGCAGTAA
- a CDS encoding Ribonuclease, which yields MKLTFFGAAHAVTGSCHCLEVNGKKILIDCGLEQGKDEHDDNSLDFAPNYIDYVLITHAHIDHSGRLPLLVKEGFNGRILTTGLTAQLMSVMLRDSAHIQEGDANWHNQKGKRAGLPPVEPLYTLMDAEEAIHMLETVEYGWLFDLCEGVKVRFTDAGHLLGSSILEIWATEGEVTKKIVFSGDLGNEAQPIIRDPSFVDTADYVVMESTYGDRNHEPPESYAGALAELIDEVFSKGGNIVIPSFAVGRTQELLYYLREIKRDGLVQSLPSFKVYVDSPLATEATKIYSGNLRGYLDDDAIHVIQGGENLFTFPGLTLTQSTEESRALNDDKTPKIIISASGMCDAGRIRHHLKHNLWRPECAVVFVGYQGEGTLGRRLLEGARSVKLFGEDISVRAKVVNFKGLSSHADRDHLLEWVGHFSPKPQQVFVVHGDSEVTELFAHDLNQLGIPAHAPLYEEVYDLTTNCMLAKGVVLEVKKTVGSAAAPSAAYLRLQGVSHDLADLISRSRGRSNKDLAKLAEQLKQVMEKWA from the coding sequence ATGAAGCTGACATTTTTCGGAGCGGCCCACGCGGTAACCGGCAGCTGCCACTGCCTGGAGGTCAACGGCAAGAAAATTCTGATCGACTGCGGCCTGGAGCAGGGCAAGGACGAGCATGACGACAACTCCCTGGACTTCGCCCCCAACTACATCGACTATGTCCTGATTACCCACGCCCACATCGACCACTCCGGCCGCCTGCCCCTGCTGGTGAAGGAGGGCTTCAACGGCCGCATCCTCACCACCGGGCTGACCGCTCAGCTGATGAGCGTCATGCTCCGGGACTCCGCCCACATCCAGGAGGGGGACGCCAACTGGCACAACCAGAAGGGCAAGCGCGCCGGACTGCCTCCGGTGGAGCCGCTGTACACCCTGATGGACGCCGAGGAGGCCATCCACATGCTGGAGACGGTGGAGTACGGCTGGCTCTTCGACCTGTGCGAGGGGGTCAAGGTCCGGTTTACCGACGCGGGCCACCTGCTGGGCTCCTCTATTCTGGAGATCTGGGCCACTGAGGGGGAGGTCACCAAGAAGATCGTCTTCTCCGGCGACCTGGGCAACGAGGCCCAGCCCATTATCCGGGACCCCTCCTTCGTGGACACCGCCGACTATGTGGTGATGGAGTCCACCTACGGCGACCGGAACCACGAGCCTCCGGAGAGCTACGCCGGAGCGCTGGCGGAGCTCATTGACGAGGTGTTCTCCAAGGGGGGCAACATCGTGATCCCCTCCTTCGCCGTGGGCCGCACCCAGGAGCTGCTGTATTACCTCCGGGAGATTAAGCGGGATGGCCTGGTCCAGTCCCTGCCCTCCTTCAAGGTCTATGTGGACTCCCCCCTGGCCACGGAGGCCACCAAGATATACTCCGGCAATCTGAGGGGCTATCTGGACGACGACGCCATCCACGTCATTCAGGGGGGCGAAAACCTGTTCACCTTCCCCGGCCTCACCCTCACCCAGTCCACCGAGGAGTCCCGAGCCCTCAATGACGACAAGACCCCCAAGATCATCATCTCCGCCTCCGGCATGTGCGACGCCGGCCGTATCCGCCACCACCTGAAACACAACCTCTGGCGGCCTGAGTGCGCCGTGGTGTTCGTGGGCTATCAGGGGGAGGGCACCCTGGGACGCCGCCTGCTGGAGGGCGCCCGCTCCGTCAAGCTGTTTGGCGAGGACATCTCTGTCCGGGCCAAGGTGGTCAACTTCAAGGGCCTCTCCTCCCACGCCGACCGGGACCACCTGCTGGAGTGGGTGGGACACTTCTCGCCCAAGCCTCAGCAGGTCTTTGTGGTCCACGGGGACAGCGAGGTCACCGAGCTCTTTGCCCACGACCTGAATCAGCTGGGCATTCCCGCCCACGCCCCCCTCTATGAGGAGGTCTACGACCTGACCACCAACTGTATGCTGGCTAAGGGCGTGGTTCTGGAGGTCAAGAAGACGGTCGGCTCCGCCGCCGCCCCCTCCGCCGCCTATCTGCGCCTGCAAGGCGTGTCCCACGACCTGGCCGACCTCATCAGCCGCAGCCGGGGCCGGTCCAACAAGGACCTGGCCAAGCTGGCCGAGCAGCTCAAGCAGGTTATGGAGAAGTGGGCGTAA
- the bioY gene encoding Biotin transporter BioY produces the protein METKTKDSIFMMAVTAVMAALIAVVAPFSIPAGQVSFTLCTLLLYLSPYILGWKRAALATLIYIMLGMVGMPVFSGFKGGFGVLAGPTGGYILGYIPMVIVGGLFIKLFPRSRALQFTGMVLATAVLYTLGTVMFCVQMQATLEVALINCVFPFIPFDLGKMAVVIVFGPLLQERLSKAGIQLEA, from the coding sequence ATGGAGACAAAGACAAAAGACAGCATTTTTATGATGGCTGTGACCGCCGTCATGGCGGCGCTGATCGCGGTTGTGGCCCCCTTCTCGATTCCGGCCGGACAGGTCTCGTTCACCTTATGCACCCTTCTCCTCTACCTCTCCCCTTACATTCTGGGCTGGAAGCGGGCCGCCTTGGCCACTTTGATATATATTATGCTTGGGATGGTGGGTATGCCAGTATTCAGCGGCTTTAAGGGCGGCTTCGGTGTGCTGGCCGGCCCTACCGGCGGCTATATTTTGGGATATATCCCCATGGTGATCGTGGGCGGACTGTTTATCAAGCTCTTCCCCCGCAGCCGCGCCCTGCAATTTACCGGCATGGTCCTGGCCACCGCCGTACTGTACACCCTTGGCACCGTGATGTTCTGCGTTCAGATGCAGGCCACGCTGGAGGTGGCCCTGATTAACTGCGTCTTCCCCTTCATCCCCTTCGACCTCGGGAAAATGGCTGTTGTCATCGTGTTCGGCCCTCTGCTCCAGGAGCGGCTGTCGAAAGCCGGGATTCAACTGGAGGCATAA
- the hutI_1 gene encoding Imidazolonepropionase, with amino-acid sequence MLIINGTVHTMDGPVIENGYVAVSGSKIAKVGPMEGLPASWEGEVIDAQGGHICPGFIDAHCHLGMFGDALGFESDDGNEETDPCTPHLRAIDAINPLDRCFSEARAAGVTTVLTGPGSANPISGQFAAVKTDGRWVDAMVVRAPASMKLALGENPKQVYHNRDEAPVTRMAITAIIRENLRKAVEYGEKLDKAAQDEDTDPPDYDAKLEALLPVVRGELPVHIHAHRADDIVTGVRISKEFGLKCVIVHGTASHLIVDFLQEEGVSVITGPCLGDRSKPELAGMSLNTPALLARGGVPFAICTDHPEVPVQYLPLCAAMSVKGGLDQETALAAITISAARIAGLDQDLGSLTPGKEADLVVTDRHPLELLGNVRAVLIGGRRI; translated from the coding sequence ATGCTGATTATCAACGGAACCGTCCACACCATGGACGGCCCTGTCATCGAAAACGGCTATGTGGCCGTGTCCGGGAGCAAAATCGCGAAGGTGGGGCCCATGGAGGGCCTGCCCGCCAGCTGGGAGGGTGAGGTCATCGACGCCCAGGGGGGGCACATCTGCCCCGGCTTCATCGACGCCCACTGCCACCTTGGGATGTTCGGGGACGCGCTGGGCTTCGAGAGCGACGATGGCAACGAGGAGACCGACCCCTGCACCCCCCATCTCCGGGCCATCGACGCCATCAATCCCCTGGACCGCTGTTTTTCCGAGGCCCGGGCGGCGGGGGTGACTACGGTGCTCACCGGGCCCGGGTCGGCCAACCCTATTTCCGGGCAGTTCGCCGCCGTCAAGACCGACGGGCGGTGGGTGGACGCCATGGTGGTGAGGGCCCCGGCCTCTATGAAGCTGGCTTTGGGGGAAAACCCCAAGCAGGTCTACCATAACCGGGACGAGGCCCCAGTGACCAGAATGGCCATTACCGCCATCATTCGGGAAAACCTGCGGAAGGCCGTCGAGTACGGGGAGAAGCTGGACAAGGCGGCACAGGATGAGGACACCGATCCCCCCGACTACGACGCCAAGCTGGAGGCCCTCCTCCCGGTGGTCCGTGGGGAGCTGCCCGTCCACATCCACGCCCACCGGGCCGACGACATCGTGACCGGCGTACGCATCTCCAAAGAGTTCGGGCTGAAGTGCGTCATCGTCCACGGCACGGCCAGCCACCTGATTGTGGATTTTCTCCAGGAGGAGGGGGTCTCGGTCATCACCGGCCCCTGCCTGGGGGACCGCTCCAAGCCGGAGCTGGCCGGCATGTCCCTGAATACCCCCGCCCTTCTGGCGCGGGGCGGCGTGCCCTTCGCCATCTGCACCGACCACCCGGAGGTGCCCGTCCAGTATCTGCCCCTGTGCGCCGCTATGTCGGTCAAGGGCGGGCTGGACCAGGAGACCGCCCTGGCCGCTATCACCATCAGCGCCGCCAGAATCGCCGGACTGGACCAGGACCTGGGCTCCCTGACCCCCGGCAAGGAGGCCGACCTGGTGGTCACAGACCGCCACCCCCTGGAGCTGCTGGGCAATGTGCGGGCCGTCCTCATCGGCGGAAGAAGAATTTAG
- a CDS encoding Putative phosphatase, with translation MIKAIFFDIDGTLVSFKAHRISPAVLDGLYRLREKGIKLFIATGRQREAAEGAVGVFPFDGYITVSGQFCFAGDAVLRDNPIPPDRAAQLIGLLERTGSPCVFLEGMESRTVNPDARLELFPEQLNIPIPPVVPLREMLERKFYQAVAFCTREEQQAAGEDFFPGLDVLRWHPAFVDIVAPGGGKDLGMDVILDHFGIDLSETMAFGDGENDLPMLRHAGIGVAMGNAEQMVKDEAGYVTGSVDEDGILTALEHFELL, from the coding sequence ATGATAAAGGCCATTTTCTTCGACATCGACGGGACGCTGGTCAGCTTCAAGGCCCACCGCATCTCACCGGCTGTGCTGGACGGGCTGTACCGCCTGCGGGAGAAGGGAATCAAGCTGTTCATCGCCACTGGACGCCAGCGGGAGGCGGCGGAGGGGGCGGTGGGGGTGTTCCCCTTTGACGGGTACATCACCGTCAGCGGACAGTTCTGCTTCGCCGGGGACGCCGTCCTCCGGGACAACCCCATCCCGCCTGACCGCGCCGCCCAGCTGATCGGCCTCCTGGAGCGGACCGGGAGCCCCTGCGTGTTTTTGGAAGGCATGGAGAGCCGGACGGTCAACCCGGACGCCCGGCTGGAGCTGTTCCCGGAGCAGCTGAACATCCCCATTCCCCCCGTCGTCCCCCTGCGGGAGATGCTGGAGCGGAAATTTTACCAGGCGGTGGCCTTCTGCACCCGGGAGGAGCAGCAGGCCGCGGGGGAGGACTTCTTCCCGGGGCTGGACGTGCTGCGCTGGCACCCCGCCTTTGTGGACATTGTTGCCCCTGGAGGGGGGAAGGACCTGGGGATGGACGTGATTCTGGACCACTTCGGCATCGACCTGTCCGAGACCATGGCCTTCGGCGATGGGGAGAACGACCTGCCTATGCTCCGCCACGCCGGAATCGGGGTGGCTATGGGCAACGCGGAGCAGATGGTGAAGGATGAGGCCGGCTATGTCACCGGCTCGGTGGATGAGGACGGCATCCTCACCGCCCTGGAGCACTTCGAACTGCTTTGA
- the lexA gene encoding LexA repressor, which produces MMAKLTRKQQEVYDYILSFTNEYGYPPSVREIGAALGLKSPSTVHFHMKGLEEAGVIVKAEGKTRAISLPGFPMGPVAEEAEPQTNRVPVVGSVAAGSPILAQECIEDYLTFDTQGMSGEHFALRVRGESMLNAGILSGDLVVVHRQAEAHNGEIVVALFEDEATVKTLQRRNGEVWLMPENPDYQPIDGTHAEIIGRVVAVVRRY; this is translated from the coding sequence ATGATGGCTAAGCTGACCCGAAAACAACAGGAAGTCTATGATTATATCTTGTCCTTTACCAACGAATATGGCTACCCACCCTCCGTCCGGGAGATCGGCGCGGCCTTGGGACTGAAATCCCCCTCCACCGTCCACTTCCATATGAAGGGGCTGGAGGAAGCCGGGGTCATCGTCAAGGCGGAGGGCAAAACCCGGGCGATTTCCCTGCCTGGCTTCCCCATGGGACCGGTGGCGGAGGAGGCGGAGCCCCAGACCAACCGGGTGCCCGTGGTGGGCAGTGTGGCCGCCGGCTCCCCCATCCTGGCCCAGGAGTGCATTGAGGACTACCTCACCTTCGACACCCAGGGCATGTCCGGAGAGCATTTTGCGCTCCGGGTCCGGGGGGAATCCATGCTGAACGCCGGGATTTTGTCCGGTGACCTGGTGGTGGTCCACCGTCAGGCCGAGGCCCACAACGGCGAGATCGTGGTGGCCCTCTTCGAGGACGAGGCCACCGTCAAGACCTTACAGCGGAGGAACGGAGAGGTCTGGCTCATGCCGGAAAATCCGGACTACCAGCCCATCGACGGCACCCACGCGGAGATCATCGGCAGGGTGGTGGCCGTGGTCCGGCGCTATTAA
- the birA gene encoding Bifunctional ligase/repressor BirA — protein sequence MSRERVLAMLRERPEEYLSGEAMSRTLGISRAGVWKAIEGLRQEGYTIASAPNRGYRLEDAPDRLRVGELFGLLSDAKIGSQLMCLDVTDSTNTECKRQAMVGAPEGLVVTAEEQTGGRGRRGRGFQSPRGKGLYLSALFRPDLEPEQVSDFTAWVAVAVCDGIEACCGVRPQIKWTNDIVLGGKKLVGILTELSLVSETNTLDYVVTGIGINVNQGPEDFSDEVREMAVSLSQALGRPVRRADLAAQVILALDRMYAAYPEDKAEYLEKYRAACVTTGHQVQLITPTARRQAFALEIDDSFNLVVEHYNGKRETISAGEVSVRGMYGYV from the coding sequence ATGAGCCGTGAAAGAGTGCTGGCTATGCTGCGGGAGCGGCCAGAGGAATACCTGTCCGGGGAGGCTATGAGCCGGACCCTGGGCATCAGCCGGGCCGGCGTTTGGAAAGCCATCGAGGGCCTGCGGCAGGAGGGCTACACCATCGCCTCCGCCCCCAACCGGGGCTACCGCCTGGAGGACGCCCCCGACCGCCTGCGGGTGGGCGAGCTGTTCGGCCTGCTGTCCGACGCGAAAATCGGCTCTCAGCTCATGTGCCTGGACGTGACCGACTCCACCAATACCGAGTGCAAGCGGCAGGCCATGGTCGGGGCCCCCGAGGGCCTGGTGGTCACCGCCGAGGAGCAGACCGGAGGCCGGGGACGCCGGGGACGGGGCTTCCAGTCCCCCCGGGGCAAGGGGCTCTACCTGTCCGCCCTGTTCCGCCCCGACCTGGAGCCGGAGCAGGTATCCGACTTCACCGCCTGGGTGGCGGTGGCGGTGTGCGACGGCATTGAGGCCTGCTGCGGCGTCCGCCCCCAGATCAAGTGGACCAACGACATCGTCCTGGGCGGGAAAAAGCTGGTGGGCATTCTCACCGAGCTGAGCCTGGTCAGCGAGACCAACACCCTGGACTATGTGGTCACCGGCATCGGCATCAACGTGAATCAGGGGCCGGAGGACTTCTCCGACGAGGTGCGGGAAATGGCCGTCTCCCTGTCCCAGGCCCTGGGCCGTCCCGTGCGCCGGGCCGACCTGGCCGCCCAGGTCATTCTGGCCCTGGACCGGATGTACGCCGCCTACCCCGAGGACAAGGCCGAGTATTTGGAAAAATACCGGGCCGCCTGCGTCACCACCGGCCATCAGGTCCAGCTCATCACCCCCACCGCCCGCCGCCAGGCCTTCGCCCTGGAGATCGACGACAGCTTCAACCTGGTCGTCGAGCACTACAACGGCAAGCGGGAGACTATCTCCGCCGGGGAGGTCTCCGTCCGGGGCATGTACGGATATGTGTGA
- the yugI gene encoding General stress protein 13, with product MPMELVVGAIVDGKVTGITKFGAFVSLPEGRSGLVHISEIAYTYVNEVSDHLHEGQEVKVKIIGIDQSNRINLSIRQVEPPPQRPPRQGRPGGGGGRPRQGGSRPMGFVHQPPKEPTDFEDRLKQFMQSSDSKLSELRYIEKKGGNRRGGGGRR from the coding sequence TTGCCAATGGAGTTAGTGGTAGGCGCCATCGTGGATGGCAAAGTGACAGGAATCACAAAGTTCGGGGCCTTCGTGTCCCTGCCGGAGGGGAGATCCGGCCTGGTCCATATCTCAGAGATCGCCTATACCTATGTGAACGAGGTGAGCGACCATCTCCACGAGGGACAGGAGGTCAAGGTCAAGATCATCGGCATCGACCAGTCCAACCGCATCAATCTGTCCATCCGGCAGGTCGAACCCCCGCCCCAGCGCCCCCCCAGACAGGGCCGTCCGGGCGGCGGAGGCGGACGCCCCCGTCAGGGCGGCTCCCGGCCCATGGGCTTCGTCCACCAGCCTCCCAAGGAGCCCACCGACTTCGAGGACCGGCTGAAGCAGTTTATGCAGTCCTCCGACAGCAAGCTGTCCGAGCTGCGCTACATCGAGAAGAAGGGCGGAAACCGCCGGGGCGGCGGCGGACGCCGGTAG